The window GGCTGCATTTATCGAACCATTCAATAAATGATCCCCTGCCAAATAAACATTGTCATACAATTTAACATGTTGTAGTGGGAGGGTGTTTTTAACTTCTGAAAGTATGGGTAATGCTTTGTCAATTGAAAAGGTTTTAACGTGCTCAAAATGATTGGCATTTATACCTGTTAAGGCTTCCAATTCCTTAGCAATCATATTTTCAAGAGAATCAATGCCCTCAACATCCTTGATGATAGAAACAGAAAGTAGTGCTCGACCATCACTAGAATAGCTCTTACTTACATCTGTCATAAAAACAAAGTTATTAATCAAGTATTGCTCATCAGGAACAAGTCCAATCATTGGCTTACCAATAAAGGATTGTTGCAAAGTAAAATACAGATTTGTCACTTTGTTGTATTTCAATATTTCTTTGCCAACGATTTCATTTGGAGCTGTTGCTATAATAATTTGGTCTGCGGTCAATTGGTTACCGGACTCCAAGTGTATGGTATTTTTTTCTATGGAACTTACCTTTGTTTGAAACCTTACCTGAGTATGCTCAAGTTGCGAGTAAAGTTGTTGGCTTATCTCTCCCATCCCTTTTTGGGGAATAGCAGCATAACCTTCTCCGAACATTTTAAACACAAACTCAAACATTGCCGAAGAGGTAGATAATTTATCTTCAAGAAAAATCCCACTAAAGAAAGGCTTGAAAAAATTGTGTACAATGCGTTTTGAAAAGCCATATCCCTCTAAATAGGCTAAAGTTGTTTGCTGGGGACTGTCAAAGATTTCTTCAATTGACTTTTCCTTAAGTTTTTTGGTGAGGGCATACATTTTATATTTGTCCCATACTGTACCCACTTTAGAAAAAGCCATAGAAAACAGCTTTAATGGGTTTCGGAGTGGATCATGCACTGCAAAAGAACCTTCCCCTCCTTCAAATATGATTGCCCCGGGTTTAAATTTCTTTAAATTTAGTTTATCTAGGTCGAGGTATCTGCTTAATTCAGGGTATGCCGTAAGTAACACCTGAAAACCTTGATCGAGTAAATACCCGTATGCTTCAACTGTTTTAACTCTTCCTCCTATACCATCTGAAGCCTCAAGAATAACCGGGAAATAACCGACTTTTTCTAATTCAATTGCAGCCACTAACCCGGATATTCCAGCGCCAATTATATAAACAGATTTTTCAGATGCAAACATAGGTATGAATTAATTTAACATTCAATTAATCAAGCCCATCTTTAATGTTTTTACGTTCACGAAACTTCCCTTTTTCAGCTGAGGGTTTGGCTTTTGCCTTGGTTTCCTGACTTTCACTTTCAGGGCTATTTGAATTTCTATTTTCTTTAGGTTTAGACTGTTTTCTAAAAGGCTTTTTCTTTTTGTAATTTGAAGAAGACTTTTTATTTCCACCGGAAGTTTTCTTAGCATGCTTTTTATTTAAATCAGGACCTGAACCGATTTCTTCCGGATTAGGCAATACCTCAATTTCCATGCCGATAAGGTTCTCAATATTTCTATACTTGTACCTATCTTTTTCATTAACAAAGGTCACAGCCTTTCCTTTCTTCTCTGCCCTAGCTGTTCTTCCTACTCGGTGAACATAATCTTCCGGGTCATTTGGACTATC of the Cyclobacterium marinum DSM 745 genome contains:
- a CDS encoding protoporphyrinogen/coproporphyrinogen oxidase: MFASEKSVYIIGAGISGLVAAIELEKVGYFPVILEASDGIGGRVKTVEAYGYLLDQGFQVLLTAYPELSRYLDLDKLNLKKFKPGAIIFEGGEGSFAVHDPLRNPLKLFSMAFSKVGTVWDKYKMYALTKKLKEKSIEEIFDSPQQTTLAYLEGYGFSKRIVHNFFKPFFSGIFLEDKLSTSSAMFEFVFKMFGEGYAAIPQKGMGEISQQLYSQLEHTQVRFQTKVSSIEKNTIHLESGNQLTADQIIIATAPNEIVGKEILKYNKVTNLYFTLQQSFIGKPMIGLVPDEQYLINNFVFMTDVSKSYSSDGRALLSVSIIKDVEGIDSLENMIAKELEALTGINANHFEHVKTFSIDKALPILSEVKNTLPLQHVKLYDNVYLAGDHLLNGSINAAMTSGRLAAKTLMANDS